AAAAAGGCAAGGTCATATTTATAAATTTTTGGGCGACATGGTGCCCGCCCTGTATAGCGGAAATGCCATCTGTTAATGAGCTCTATGAAAAACTGCAGCACAATAAAAATATTGTTTTTATCATGGTAGATGCAGATCATGACTTTAATAAATCAGTGCCATTTATGAATAAGCATCAATTCACCCTTCCCCTTTACGAGGCCAACAGCGAGATACCGGAGAATTTATTGAGTGGCTCAATTCCTATTACCGTTATCTTTGATAAAAAAGGGCAGTTGGTATTTCATCATGAAGGAGCAGGTGATTATAGTAGTGCAAAATTTGCAGATTATTTATTAAAACTGTCCCGTTAGTCATGGAAAGAAAAGATCATTGGGAAAATGTTTATCAAACCAAACAACTTTTGGAAGTCAGCTGGTTTGAGCCGATACCTGAAACTTCGGTTAAGATCATAGAAGAATTAGGCTTGTCTACAGATGCCGCGATCATTGACATCGGCGGGGGTGACAGTTTATTAGCCGATCATTTATTAGCATTGGGCTATACCAATATTTCAGTGCTCGACATATCATCAGCAGCGATTGAACGTGCTAAATTCCGTTTAGGCCCAAAAGCCGTTTTAATTAAATGGATAGTAAGCGATATGCTCTTATTTAACGGAACGGAAAAATTTGACGTCTGGCATGACAGGGCAACTTTTCATTTCCTGACCGACCCGCAGGATCAGCAGCTATATTTATATACCGTAAACAAGAACTTAAAGGATGACGGTTATTTAGTGCTCGGTACATTTTCCGTAAAAGGCCCCGAAAAGTGCAGTAATTTGCCGGTACAGCAATATTCGGAGCTTACACTTACCAGGCTTTTTAGCCGGTATTTTAAAAAGATAAATTGTTTCATTAAGGATCATACAACTCCATTTCAAACCTTACAGCAGTTTATCTTTTGTGTATTTCAAAAGAATCAATAACCTTTTGTTATTGAGCATACTATTTTATGATAAAAACGCCGGGTAAAATTGATTGATCTTTGGGTATCAAAACAACGAATATGAATACCCAACAATCAACAATACCATCGACCGGCCTACTATTTAATATTGGCACCAATGCTCAAAAGATATTATTTTTTATATGTGTCATCTTTTGCCTTTCACCTTTTGCAAGCCCCGCAATAGCTTTATTAATAGGCATCGTTATCGCACAATTTACAGGTCATCCTTACATTGACTTAAATCATAAAGCTGTTAACTTATTATTAAAAATAGCTGTTGTAGGCCTGGGTTTTGGGATGAATGTACATAGCGCCATGCAAGCGGGTAAAGAAGGAATTTTATTTACCATCGCTTCAATAACCGGGACCTTAGTATTTGGTTATTTCATGGGCAAGTGGTTAAATATTGAAAAGAAAACCTCTTATCTTATTTCAGCAGGTACAGCTATTTGTGGTGGAAGCGCTATCGCGGCTATTTCACCAGTGATCAAAGCTGATGAAAAACAAATAT
This region of Mucilaginibacter inviolabilis genomic DNA includes:
- a CDS encoding TlpA family protein disulfide reductase codes for the protein MSISSIRKRLTVANMLNGVFIVLVLIVFFNPSAKALLIRGLMQVGLFQPDISQPIKTTNNTSLPNITFQNTNGQILNLSDQKGKVIFINFWATWCPPCIAEMPSVNELYEKLQHNKNIVFIMVDADHDFNKSVPFMNKHQFTLPLYEANSEIPENLLSGSIPITVIFDKKGQLVFHHEGAGDYSSAKFADYLLKLSR
- a CDS encoding class I SAM-dependent methyltransferase, producing MERKDHWENVYQTKQLLEVSWFEPIPETSVKIIEELGLSTDAAIIDIGGGDSLLADHLLALGYTNISVLDISSAAIERAKFRLGPKAVLIKWIVSDMLLFNGTEKFDVWHDRATFHFLTDPQDQQLYLYTVNKNLKDDGYLVLGTFSVKGPEKCSNLPVQQYSELTLTRLFSRYFKKINCFIKDHTTPFQTLQQFIFCVFQKNQ